The genomic region TCGGTCAGGCTGCTGGAAATTCCAAGCTTGTTCCCAACGAGCTTTTCTTTTCAGTATTTCAGCATAAGGAAAGTGAATATTTATCTTTTTCATATAAATCCTCCTGCTTATCAATATCAACTACATTTTCAAACCACTTGAAACCGATAACCCTTTTACAATTTGTTTTTGAGCAACGGCAAATAAGACAATGATGGGTAAAACTGAAACCGAAGCTCCGGTAATTAATAAATCGTATCTCTTCCCCTGTTGTTGAGCCAAAGCAGCAACTCCTAAGGGTAAGGTTCGCATTGCTGGTTGAGAAGTAACCATTAAAGGCCACCAAAGCTGATTCCAGGTCATTAGAAAATTATAAATTGCAACTCCCCCTAAGGCGGCACTGGTTAAGGGTAAAATAATACGACTATAAATCCATAGTTCAGATGCACCATCTAAACGGGCGGCTTCCATATAATCGTTGGGAATATCCTCCATGAACTGTTTCATGAGAAACATACCGAAAGGGCTGAGGCAAAAAGGCAAAATAAGCCCTAAATAGTTATTGGTCAATCCAATTTTAGCAGTTAGAAGATACATAGGAATAACCAAGGTTGCGAAAGGAATCATAAAACCGCTCATCAGGAGAAAAAAGAAAAAGTTTTTAAATTTAAAGTTAAATTTAGCAAACACATAACCCAGCATCGAACTGGAAAACATTGATATTATGGTTATTCCACCTGATACAATTATGCTATTCAGGAAATATCTACCAAATGGAAGTCTTTCAAATAAAGTTTGGTAATTTTTTAAAGTAAAAGTATGGGGGATAAAAGTGGGAGGCATTTTTACGATTTCGGTTCCTGGTTTAAAAGATGACAGAATCATCCAAATAAAAGGGATTATCATAATAAGAGAAACAATGATAGCGATCGTATGGGATTTGGTTTGCTCAGTTACCTCGTTTTTTCTTTTTGAAGACATTTTAATCCTCCCACTCTTTAATATTCCCATTCTGGTTTAAGAATTTTAAGCTGTAAAAGGGTTAATACCCCAATAATGATAAAGAGCATTATTGCAATAGCTGAAGCTATCCCGGTCTGAGATCGAAGTATTCCATCGTTATAAACTTGCAGAGCCATGGTATAACTACTGTAACCAGGGCCACCCGATGAACCTCCAGTTCCACCACCGGATAAGGTCATCACAAAAACTAAATCGAAAGCCTGGAATGCAGAAATAGCTGTAATTGCTGTTATAAAAAGGAACACTCTTCTTGCCAAAGGAAAGATTATTTTCCAAAAGGTAACAAAGGCGCTGGCACCATCAATCTGAGCCGCCTCATAGAAAACATCGGGTATGGTATTGAGTCCAGTTAAGAATATTAAGGTTGAGAATCCAAGAGCTTGCCAAACTTCAGTAAAAATTACACAATAAATTGCTTGTTGAGGACTGTTCAGAAAACCTTGCCTTGAAATACCAATTTTACTGAGTAGGGCATTAAATAATCCAAATTGGGGTTGGTAGAGGTAGGTAAAAAAAAGACCTATGGCCACCGCAGAGCATAATGATGGTAAAAATATTGAAAACATATACCCCCTGCTTCCAAATTTAATAGCAAATAAAGTTTTAGCTAATAGCACACCGATAAAAACGACTAAACCAGTTTTTAGTAGAGCGTATAGCAAAGTATTTCTGAGAGCAGTAATAAAACGAGGGTCTTTAAAAATATCAAAGTAATTTTTCAAACCGACAAACTTACTGGAGGCTGGGTTTTGAACAAACCAAAGAAAAAAGCTGCTCACTATCGAATAACCAAAAGGATAAGCCACAAATAAAATAAACCAGACTAAGGCAGGAATCAAAACCAGCCAGGGGAAATATCGTGTGGCGAAGCCACGTTGCATTCGCAATAACCTCCTTTTGACTGAAGGGTTTGATTCTTAATCAGTCAAACAAAACCATTAACAAAATAAAAAAAATTAAAAGACTTTTTTATTTTCTATTACTGGAAGAAACACAAAAAATGTTCCTTCCAGTAATAGAAATACTATCTTACTTAATGGCTAAATCTTCAGGAAGTCCATCCCAATAAATAAAGGTTGCCGGTACGTTCGGGTATTTTTCTTTCATTGTGGCAACCTGTTGATTGGAGTTAACTTCCATTTGTTCCAAGGTTTGGTCAACGGTTAATTCTCCATGAATCATGGCATCGATACTCGGCCACCAGATGTTGTAGAGCAAGGTGTCTTGTTCTGGGAATGGACCCCAATATCGGAAGGAACCCTCTTTCATGGCATCTATAACCGGCTCAAGATAGGCACCTTTACCAGTTTTAAAGTAATCATTATCCCAAAGGGAACGAGGGGTTGGGAGCCCAGGATTTTCTTCGAGAAAAACCAACTGTCCTTCAGCGCTGGCTAAATATTGCAGATATTTAACCGCTGCTTCCTTTTTCTCCCCAGCTACATAAGAAGGCATGAGTAAATCCCAGGTATCAGTATGGCTGAACAAGGGTTTCTGGCCCTTGACAAAA from Candidatus Atribacteria bacterium ADurb.Bin276 harbors:
- the araP_1 gene encoding L-arabinose transport system permease protein AraP produces the protein MQRGFATRYFPWLVLIPALVWFILFVAYPFGYSIVSSFFLWFVQNPASSKFVGLKNYFDIFKDPRFITALRNTLLYALLKTGLVVFIGVLLAKTLFAIKFGSRGYMFSIFLPSLCSAVAIGLFFTYLYQPQFGLFNALLSKIGISRQGFLNSPQQAIYCVIFTEVWQALGFSTLIFLTGLNTIPDVFYEAAQIDGASAFVTFWKIIFPLARRVFLFITAITAISAFQAFDLVFVMTLSGGGTGGSSGGPGYSSYTMALQVYNDGILRSQTGIASAIAIMLFIIIGVLTLLQLKILKPEWEY
- the araQ_3 gene encoding L-arabinose transport system permease protein AraQ, coding for MSSKRKNEVTEQTKSHTIAIIVSLIMIIPFIWMILSSFKPGTEIVKMPPTFIPHTFTLKNYQTLFERLPFGRYFLNSIIVSGGITIISMFSSSMLGYVFAKFNFKFKNFFFFLLMSGFMIPFATLVIPMYLLTAKIGLTNNYLGLILPFCLSPFGMFLMKQFMEDIPNDYMEAARLDGASELWIYSRIILPLTSAALGGVAIYNFLMTWNQLWWPLMVTSQPAMRTLPLGVAALAQQQGKRYDLLITGASVSVLPIIVLFAVAQKQIVKGLSVSSGLKM